A window of Corallococcus macrosporus DSM 14697 contains these coding sequences:
- a CDS encoding HmuY family protein has product MKTHTEEAMHTKAGKQGLWVLAAVAMALALLVNCGSSEEDPTPVPDAGQTADSGTNPTPDSGTEPEPDAGTEPEPDAGTEPEPDAGTEPEPDAGTEPLCQSDVPCSEQSIDRLNLLTTPSTSPMYEEEAPAGEFRSYIDARAGGLSVNQSYTYARFTPEGLSRVSIDDQTSLGDPGWDIAFRRYYIRVNGGTSGPSCVGVARLPMGTRFETVNAVPADLTFQSDAWFTDACEFLPDNSGLAGPTMALSSFWAYEGCVRMTGEVFIISLADGRHVKFEVTSYYDVPVQEHCNANNELPSGVPSGSGQLRVKWAFLP; this is encoded by the coding sequence ATGAAGACTCACACCGAAGAAGCGATGCACACGAAGGCCGGCAAGCAGGGCCTGTGGGTGCTGGCCGCCGTGGCGATGGCGCTGGCCCTGTTGGTGAACTGTGGTTCGTCCGAGGAGGACCCCACCCCGGTGCCTGACGCGGGGCAGACGGCGGACTCCGGGACGAACCCGACGCCGGACTCTGGAACCGAGCCGGAGCCTGACGCGGGCACCGAGCCCGAGCCGGACGCTGGCACCGAGCCCGAGCCGGACGCGGGCACCGAGCCGGAGCCGGACGCGGGCACCGAGCCGCTGTGCCAGAGCGACGTGCCCTGCAGCGAGCAGAGCATCGACCGGCTGAACCTGCTCACCACGCCGTCGACGTCGCCGATGTACGAGGAGGAGGCGCCCGCGGGCGAGTTCCGTTCCTACATCGACGCCCGCGCGGGTGGCCTCTCGGTGAACCAGTCCTACACCTACGCCCGCTTCACGCCCGAGGGCCTGTCCCGGGTCAGCATCGATGACCAGACGTCGCTGGGTGACCCGGGCTGGGACATCGCGTTCCGCCGCTACTACATCCGGGTGAACGGCGGAACGTCCGGCCCGTCCTGCGTCGGCGTGGCGCGGTTGCCCATGGGCACCCGCTTCGAGACCGTGAACGCCGTGCCCGCGGACCTGACCTTCCAGTCGGACGCCTGGTTCACCGACGCGTGTGAGTTCCTCCCGGATAACTCGGGCCTCGCCGGCCCGACGATGGCGCTGAGCAGCTTCTGGGCCTACGAGGGCTGCGTGCGGATGACGGGGGAGGTCTTCATCATCAGTCTGGCCGACGGCCGTCACGTGAAGTTCGAGGTGACGTCCTATTACGACGTGCCCGTGCAGGAGCACTGCAACGCGAACAACGAGCTGCCGTCGGGTGTGCCGAGCGGCTCGGGTCAGCTCCGCGTGAAGTGGGCCTTCCTGCCATGA
- the modC gene encoding molybdenum ABC transporter ATP-binding protein — translation MSLALDLRLPLARFTLEVDARLDGASVAVMGRSGSGKTSLLEVLAGLRPGARGRVVLDGRVLLDSAARIDVPPEQRRMGYVPQDALLFPHLTAEQNVRFGVRPGRASRVDEAVELLELAPLLRRYPATLSGGEKQRVALARALATDPALLLLDEPLAALDVALKERVLPYLLRVRDEARVPMLYVTHQLGEARVLAREALLLEQGRVRAAGPAAEVLGAAARGVLAGEAEGEENILEGVLERPEGGGLRLRVQGGLTLWVPDSPALGAGARAAYAVPAADILLSIQPLTGVSARNVMTGTVVKVEPVAEGEDAATVEVAGVRWVVWLTSASVRELGVAPGARVFLAVKTSACRRLR, via the coding sequence GTGAGCCTGGCGTTGGACCTCCGGTTGCCGCTGGCGCGCTTCACCCTGGAGGTGGACGCGCGGCTCGACGGCGCGTCCGTGGCGGTGATGGGGCGCTCGGGCTCTGGGAAGACGTCGCTGCTGGAGGTGCTCGCGGGGCTGCGGCCCGGGGCCCGGGGCCGGGTGGTGCTGGACGGGCGCGTGCTGCTGGACAGCGCCGCCCGAATCGACGTGCCGCCCGAGCAGCGCCGCATGGGCTACGTGCCCCAGGACGCGCTGCTCTTCCCGCATCTCACGGCGGAGCAGAACGTGCGCTTCGGCGTGCGGCCGGGGCGCGCCTCGCGCGTGGATGAGGCCGTGGAGCTCCTGGAGCTGGCGCCGCTGCTGCGCCGCTACCCGGCCACGCTGTCCGGAGGCGAGAAGCAGCGCGTGGCGCTGGCGCGGGCGCTGGCCACGGACCCGGCGTTGTTGCTGCTCGACGAGCCGCTCGCCGCGCTGGATGTCGCGCTGAAGGAGCGCGTGCTGCCGTACCTGCTGCGCGTGCGCGACGAGGCCCGCGTGCCGATGCTCTACGTCACGCACCAACTGGGGGAAGCGCGCGTGCTGGCCCGCGAGGCGCTGCTGCTCGAACAGGGCCGGGTGCGCGCGGCCGGGCCCGCGGCCGAAGTCCTGGGCGCCGCGGCGCGAGGCGTGCTCGCCGGTGAGGCCGAAGGGGAGGAGAACATCCTCGAAGGCGTCCTGGAGCGCCCGGAGGGTGGCGGCCTGCGGCTGCGCGTGCAGGGCGGGCTGACGCTGTGGGTGCCGGACTCGCCCGCGCTGGGCGCCGGCGCGCGCGCGGCCTATGCCGTGCCGGCCGCGGACATCCTGCTGTCCATCCAACCGCTGACGGGCGTCTCCGCGCGCAACGTCATGACGGGCACGGTGGTGAAGGTGGAGCCCGTGGCGGAGGGCGAGGACGCGGCCACCGTGGAGGTGGCGGGCGTGCGCTGGGTGGTGTGGCTCACGTCCGCCTCCGTGCGGGAGCTGGGCGTGGCGCCCGGCGCGCGAGTGTTCCTGGCGGTGAAGACCTCCGCGTGCCGCCGGCTGCGCTGA
- the modB gene encoding molybdate ABC transporter permease subunit yields MEGITALVVFTVGVAALATLLILPPGLAVAYALARWDGPGKGVVETVLTLPLVLPPTAVGLVLLELLGRHGPLGRVLDAWGVEVVFTPKAVVLASAVMAFPLLVRSARSGFEEVDPRLVAVARTLGDSRARAFFRVTLPLAWRGVLVGALLAFSRALGEFGATVLVAGNIPGRTQTLSLAIFQRTQLGRDAEALRLAGVAALLAFVAVFATEVVTRRRGQRVRA; encoded by the coding sequence ATGGAGGGCATCACGGCGCTGGTGGTGTTCACGGTGGGGGTGGCGGCGCTGGCCACCCTGCTCATCCTGCCGCCGGGGCTCGCGGTGGCGTACGCCCTGGCGCGCTGGGACGGCCCGGGCAAGGGCGTGGTGGAGACGGTGCTGACGCTGCCGCTGGTGCTGCCCCCCACGGCGGTGGGCCTGGTGTTGTTGGAGCTGTTGGGCCGTCACGGCCCGCTGGGCCGCGTGCTGGACGCGTGGGGCGTGGAGGTCGTCTTCACGCCCAAGGCCGTGGTGCTGGCGAGCGCGGTGATGGCGTTTCCCCTGCTGGTGCGCTCGGCGCGGTCGGGCTTCGAGGAGGTGGACCCCCGGCTGGTGGCGGTGGCGCGCACGCTGGGCGATTCGCGCGCGCGGGCCTTCTTCCGCGTGACGTTGCCGCTGGCCTGGCGCGGCGTGCTGGTGGGCGCGCTGCTGGCGTTCTCCCGCGCGCTGGGGGAGTTCGGCGCCACGGTGCTGGTGGCGGGCAACATCCCAGGCCGCACGCAGACGCTGTCCCTGGCCATCTTCCAGCGCACGCAGCTCGGGCGGGACGCGGAGGCGCTGCGGCTGGCGGGCGTGGCGGCGCTGCTCGCGTTCGTGGCGGTGTTCGCGACGGAGGTGGTGACGCGGCGCCGTGGGCAGCGGGTGCGCGCGTGA
- the modA gene encoding molybdate ABC transporter substrate-binding protein: MRHLSLLCAVFVLLAGSSAWAEKVLVFAAVSTTDALQALAPAFTRATGHTVEFALGASSVLARQAVAGAPADVFLSADVAQMDVVEKAGLVAPSTRVDLLSNRLVVVVPVDAKTAPSSAEGLRGVKRLSLADPEAVPAGVYAKAWLVKAGLWETLTPKVVPALDVRAALAAVETGRVDAGVVYSTDAAHSRRARIAFQVPEQDVPRIVYPAAVLTKGGALAGGRAFVRFLQTDAARKVFARHGFGVPGARVP, encoded by the coding sequence ATGCGTCATCTGTCCCTGCTCTGCGCCGTCTTCGTGCTGTTGGCGGGCTCGTCCGCCTGGGCGGAGAAGGTGCTGGTGTTCGCGGCCGTGAGCACCACGGACGCGCTCCAGGCGCTGGCGCCGGCCTTCACCCGGGCCACGGGCCACACGGTGGAGTTCGCGCTGGGGGCCTCCAGTGTCCTCGCGCGTCAGGCCGTGGCGGGAGCGCCCGCGGACGTGTTCCTGTCCGCCGACGTGGCGCAGATGGACGTGGTGGAGAAGGCGGGGCTGGTCGCGCCCTCCACGCGCGTGGACCTGCTGTCCAACCGGCTGGTGGTGGTGGTGCCAGTGGACGCGAAGACGGCGCCGTCGTCCGCCGAGGGGCTGCGCGGGGTGAAGCGGCTGTCGCTGGCGGACCCGGAGGCGGTGCCCGCGGGCGTGTACGCGAAGGCGTGGCTGGTGAAGGCGGGGCTCTGGGAGACGCTGACGCCGAAGGTGGTTCCGGCGCTCGACGTGCGCGCCGCGCTGGCGGCGGTGGAGACGGGGCGCGTGGACGCGGGCGTGGTGTATTCCACGGACGCGGCGCACTCGAGGCGCGCGCGCATCGCCTTCCAGGTGCCCGAGCAGGACGTGCCGCGCATCGTGTACCCGGCGGCGGTGCTGACGAAGGGCGGCGCGCTGGCGGGCGGGCGGGCGTTCGTGCGCTTCCTCCAGACGGACGCGGCCCGGAAGGTCTTCGCGCGGCACGGCTTCGGCGTGCCGGGGGCGCGGGTCCCCTGA
- a CDS encoding MarR family winged helix-turn-helix transcriptional regulator, producing MGYSVSRKFHKEDEDVSEDLEKLQNLLLALGRRSSLRDPIASMCEQLQFTPPQVHAILWLGQDGPLTMGELARRLGVTEKTVTGVVDRLERQGHLLRERSATDRRVVHCHLTEEGQSTWGRLNRVVVHGMHQFLGILDAGDRKALFRILEKLLKRMGDPTTPAPPAPRERTG from the coding sequence ATGGGATACTCCGTGTCACGGAAATTCCACAAAGAGGATGAAGACGTTTCCGAGGACCTGGAGAAGCTCCAGAACCTGCTCCTCGCGCTGGGCCGGCGCAGCTCGCTCCGTGACCCCATCGCCAGCATGTGTGAGCAGCTCCAGTTCACGCCCCCCCAGGTCCACGCCATCCTCTGGTTGGGGCAGGACGGCCCGCTCACCATGGGGGAGCTGGCGCGCAGGCTGGGTGTCACGGAGAAGACAGTCACGGGCGTGGTGGACCGGCTGGAGCGGCAGGGGCACCTGCTGCGGGAGCGCAGCGCCACCGACCGCCGCGTCGTCCACTGCCACCTCACGGAGGAGGGGCAGTCGACCTGGGGGCGGCTCAACCGCGTGGTCGTCCATGGAATGCACCAGTTCCTGGGCATCCTGGACGCGGGGGACCGCAAGGCCCTCTTCCGCATCCTGGAGAAGCTGTTGAAGCGCATGGGCGACCCAACCACGCCCGCGCCGCCCGCCCCGCGCGAACGCACGGGCTGA
- a CDS encoding trypsin-like peptidase domain-containing protein has product MMGRTRGVALGVLLGLVACRKDAEEPPAPTAPPAEQQAPAPKRSTLPSGRAVALASVAPLVASVSPAVVNVEVRLGAPTPGELNELPWGGGLPFDGPPSPFDSPAPFGPPMREGIGSGFIIDAKGLVLTNHHLVEGAEEIQVQLADGRDLEARVLGSDPLTDVAVLQLERPDGAKPLPVVRLGDSDALRVGDWVVAIGNPYGLTSSTSLGILAAKERDIEAGPFDDFLQTDAAINPGNSGGPLFNLKGEVVGINTAIAGQGAGIGFAVPSNLVKSLLPQLEKKGTVTRGWLGLLVQDMTPDLGEALGVPVREGAVVTDVTEETAAARAGVRPDDVIVAADGQPIDSAGALTRLVAQKAPGTELTLALYRDAKKRDVKATLGERPDLEGVAVKAPSVGGSQRPAEHRVGLSLMDMDPALAEAQELPPEGALVTEVAPASMAEHAGLLPGMVVVEVANRPVRGAQDVVTALRKAKPGEAVLLRVALPGGALELHALTVPEE; this is encoded by the coding sequence ATGATGGGACGCACGCGCGGGGTGGCGTTGGGGGTGCTGCTGGGCCTGGTGGCCTGCCGGAAGGACGCGGAGGAGCCACCTGCTCCCACGGCGCCCCCGGCGGAGCAGCAGGCCCCGGCCCCCAAGCGCTCCACGCTGCCCTCCGGACGCGCCGTCGCGCTCGCCTCCGTCGCCCCGTTGGTGGCGTCCGTGAGCCCGGCCGTCGTCAACGTGGAGGTGCGGCTGGGCGCCCCGACGCCCGGCGAGCTGAACGAGCTGCCCTGGGGTGGTGGCCTCCCCTTCGACGGGCCCCCCTCCCCCTTCGACAGCCCCGCCCCTTTCGGCCCACCCATGCGTGAAGGCATCGGCTCCGGCTTCATCATCGACGCCAAGGGGTTGGTGCTCACCAACCACCACCTGGTGGAAGGCGCGGAGGAGATTCAGGTGCAGCTCGCGGACGGACGCGACCTGGAGGCGCGCGTGCTGGGCTCCGACCCGCTCACCGACGTGGCGGTGCTCCAGCTCGAACGCCCGGACGGCGCGAAGCCGCTCCCCGTGGTGCGGCTGGGGGACTCGGATGCGCTGCGCGTGGGGGACTGGGTGGTGGCTATCGGCAATCCCTATGGCCTGACGTCCAGCACCAGCCTGGGCATCCTCGCCGCGAAGGAGCGCGACATCGAGGCGGGCCCCTTCGACGACTTCCTCCAGACGGACGCCGCCATCAACCCGGGCAACTCCGGCGGCCCGCTGTTCAACCTGAAGGGCGAGGTGGTGGGCATCAACACCGCCATCGCCGGCCAGGGCGCGGGCATTGGCTTCGCGGTGCCCAGCAACCTCGTCAAATCGCTGCTGCCCCAGTTGGAGAAGAAGGGCACCGTCACCCGGGGCTGGCTGGGGCTGCTGGTGCAGGACATGACGCCCGACCTGGGCGAGGCGCTGGGCGTCCCGGTGCGCGAGGGCGCCGTCGTCACCGACGTCACCGAGGAGACCGCGGCCGCCCGGGCTGGCGTGCGGCCGGACGACGTCATCGTCGCCGCGGATGGGCAGCCCATCGACTCGGCGGGGGCGCTCACGCGGCTGGTGGCGCAGAAGGCCCCCGGCACGGAGCTCACGCTGGCCCTCTACCGGGACGCGAAGAAGCGCGACGTGAAGGCGACGCTGGGGGAGCGGCCCGACCTGGAGGGCGTCGCCGTGAAGGCGCCCTCCGTCGGAGGCTCGCAGCGCCCCGCCGAGCATCGGGTGGGCCTGAGCCTGATGGACATGGACCCGGCGCTGGCGGAGGCCCAGGAGCTGCCTCCCGAGGGGGCGCTGGTGACGGAGGTGGCCCCCGCCTCCATGGCCGAGCACGCCGGCCTGCTGCCGGGCATGGTGGTGGTGGAGGTCGCGAACCGGCCCGTGCGCGGCGCGCAGGACGTGGTGACGGCGCTGCGGAAGGCGAAGCCGGGTGAGGCCGTGCTGCTCCGCGTGGCGCTCCCGGGCGGCGCGCTGGAGCTGCACGCGCTCACGGTGCCGGAGGAGTGA
- a CDS encoding YdcF family protein, with amino-acid sequence MAPLSLTPRTARLTRLLMAGVGVLTCGVFGLAWWVDRFGQRDRATSADVLVVLGARVLPGGLPSGALLARTEHAVALYHRGVAPRLVFSGGVGVNPPSEARVMRALATRMGVPEEACILEEDSHSTEDNARLTAALLRGLGARRVVVVSDPYHLLRARNHFRLQGWEVETSPALDTERNLDPVDRFYWTVREAIALLVHPRVLLARAPDVTPPAP; translated from the coding sequence GTGGCCCCCTTGTCACTCACCCCGCGCACCGCGCGCCTCACCCGGCTCCTGATGGCCGGCGTCGGGGTGCTGACGTGTGGCGTCTTCGGGCTCGCCTGGTGGGTGGACCGCTTCGGCCAGCGGGACCGCGCGACGTCCGCGGACGTGCTGGTGGTGCTGGGCGCGCGCGTGCTGCCGGGCGGCCTTCCTTCCGGGGCGCTGCTCGCTCGCACCGAGCACGCGGTGGCGCTGTACCACCGCGGCGTGGCGCCCCGGCTCGTCTTCTCCGGTGGGGTGGGCGTGAATCCGCCCTCCGAGGCGCGCGTCATGCGGGCGCTGGCGACGCGGATGGGCGTCCCGGAGGAGGCGTGCATCCTCGAAGAGGACAGCCACTCCACCGAGGACAATGCCCGGCTCACCGCGGCGCTGCTGCGAGGCCTGGGCGCGCGGCGCGTGGTGGTGGTGTCGGACCCGTATCACCTGCTGCGCGCGCGCAACCACTTCCGGCTGCAGGGCTGGGAAGTGGAGACGAGCCCGGCGCTGGACACCGAGCGCAACCTGGACCCGGTGGACCGCTTCTACTGGACGGTGCGCGAGGCCATCGCCCTGCTCGTGCATCCCCGTGTGCTGCTGGCCCGCGCGCCGGACGTCACTCCTCCGGCACCGTGA
- a CDS encoding endonuclease/exonuclease/phosphatase family protein, whose product MSLRRLLPILFLMGPLACATGPGLHASTTPVDTVRRAPGELRVMTFNIQSGVRGLERVAHVIRAAVPDVVALQEVDVGSTRARGLDQTEELSRLTGLKYRAHFRTTDLFGGAYGIAVLSRFPLEALAQYPLPVPRGAEPRTLAHAVVDVDGREVSVYLTHLIRRPFNGGTRVRQSAYVAGLLARDSRPKVLMGDLNDGPDSRSTRLLRRGLQDVVADTGTVGGTYPLPLFLPTLRIDYVLACDAFTPVSSRVLRVDASDHYPVVADLRLNPEAAPVVAERSAAAGTAP is encoded by the coding sequence ATGAGCCTCCGCCGCCTCCTCCCCATCCTGTTCCTGATGGGGCCGCTCGCGTGTGCGACCGGCCCTGGCCTCCATGCCTCCACCACGCCTGTCGACACCGTGCGACGCGCGCCGGGGGAGCTGCGGGTGATGACGTTCAACATCCAATCCGGGGTCCGTGGGCTGGAGCGCGTGGCCCACGTGATTCGCGCCGCGGTGCCGGATGTCGTCGCCTTGCAGGAGGTGGACGTGGGCTCCACCCGGGCGCGCGGCCTGGACCAGACGGAGGAGCTGTCCCGCCTCACCGGCTTGAAGTACCGCGCCCACTTCCGCACCACGGACCTGTTCGGAGGCGCCTACGGCATCGCCGTGCTGTCCCGCTTCCCGCTGGAGGCGCTGGCGCAGTATCCGCTGCCGGTGCCGCGCGGCGCGGAGCCTCGCACGCTGGCCCACGCGGTGGTGGACGTGGACGGACGCGAGGTGAGCGTCTACCTCACGCACCTCATCCGCCGGCCCTTCAATGGGGGCACGCGCGTGCGGCAGAGCGCCTACGTGGCCGGGCTGCTGGCGCGGGACTCGCGGCCCAAGGTGTTGATGGGGGACCTCAACGACGGGCCGGACTCGCGCTCCACGCGGCTGCTGCGGCGCGGCCTGCAAGACGTCGTCGCCGACACGGGGACCGTGGGCGGCACCTATCCGCTGCCGCTCTTCCTGCCCACGCTGCGCATCGACTACGTGCTGGCGTGTGATGCCTTCACGCCCGTGTCCAGCCGCGTGCTGCGCGTGGACGCGTCCGACCACTACCCCGTGGTGGCGGACCTCCGGTTGAACCCGGAGGCCGCACCGGTGGTGGCGGAGCGCTCGGCCGCCGCCGGCACCGCGCCCTGA
- a CDS encoding MXAN_6652 family MXYO-CTERM-anchored protein, with translation MRSYLASLGVVGVVSACLVSGSAFASSVGMSGHSGKQGSSLTCASCHTGGGGSPTVTIQGPTTLAPGATGNYTFIVRGGPASGAGFNVAVSDNGGTLNAGPGSTKMSGELTHNGIRAFSNGEARFDFTLVAPSTPGTVTLYGAGNSVNQNGTEQGDSSATTTLQVTVGSSTGGGGDEGGDDEGGGCAAAGGVPLVGAALMLLGTRLRRRRQAP, from the coding sequence ATGCGGTCGTACCTTGCATCTCTCGGGGTTGTCGGCGTCGTGTCGGCGTGCCTCGTCTCCGGTTCTGCGTTCGCCAGCTCTGTCGGCATGAGTGGGCACAGTGGCAAGCAGGGTTCGAGCCTCACCTGTGCGTCGTGCCACACCGGCGGCGGCGGGTCGCCCACGGTGACCATCCAAGGTCCGACCACGCTGGCGCCGGGCGCCACCGGCAACTACACGTTCATCGTCCGGGGCGGTCCGGCCTCCGGCGCGGGCTTCAACGTCGCGGTGAGCGACAATGGCGGCACGCTCAACGCGGGGCCGGGTTCCACCAAGATGAGCGGGGAGCTCACGCACAACGGCATCCGGGCCTTCTCCAACGGCGAGGCCCGCTTCGACTTCACCCTGGTGGCCCCGTCCACCCCCGGCACCGTCACCCTGTATGGCGCGGGCAACTCGGTGAACCAGAACGGCACCGAGCAGGGTGACTCCTCCGCGACCACCACGCTCCAGGTCACCGTGGGCAGCAGCACGGGCGGTGGTGGTGACGAGGGTGGGGACGACGAAGGCGGCGGTTGCGCCGCTGCGGGGGGCGTCCCGCTGGTGGGCGCGGCCCTGATGCTGCTCGGCACCCGCCTGCGCCGCCGCCGCCAGGCCCCGTAG
- a CDS encoding TetR/AcrR family transcriptional regulator: MPSPGSSGGGRKPPPGRRRAPPTAAPAPAAGRSEREARKARRQEGRRQDILVAARAVLVRGGVLGLTLEAVAAEADLSKPSLFYYFRSKEDLVGALAVEGLAREVKVLEAAVTAAASGVEALAALVRARVDLYTDDLDGFRVVYLWPQLMGRLSEAHQSRILALSGQLNDVLEARLQADARAGRLAPGLQPRRLANLAWTVAHGVLSLGAGLEHSGVGTRFTLSQLRDEACAVLLRSSGQ, translated from the coding sequence ATGCCTTCGCCCGGTTCTAGCGGCGGTGGCCGCAAGCCCCCGCCCGGACGCCGCCGCGCGCCGCCCACCGCCGCGCCCGCGCCCGCCGCGGGGCGCTCCGAGCGCGAGGCCCGGAAGGCGCGGCGCCAGGAGGGCCGCCGTCAAGACATCCTCGTCGCCGCGCGGGCGGTGTTGGTCCGGGGCGGCGTGTTGGGGCTCACCCTGGAGGCCGTGGCGGCGGAGGCGGACCTGAGCAAGCCTTCCCTTTTCTACTACTTCCGCTCGAAGGAGGACCTCGTCGGCGCGTTGGCGGTGGAGGGGCTGGCGCGCGAGGTGAAGGTGCTGGAGGCGGCGGTGACGGCCGCGGCCAGCGGGGTGGAGGCCCTGGCCGCGCTGGTGCGGGCCCGGGTGGATTTGTACACGGATGACCTGGACGGTTTCCGCGTCGTCTATCTGTGGCCCCAGTTGATGGGGCGGCTCTCGGAGGCCCACCAGTCGCGAATCCTGGCGCTGAGTGGACAGCTCAATGACGTGCTGGAGGCCCGGCTGCAGGCGGACGCGCGCGCGGGTCGCCTGGCCCCGGGGCTCCAGCCGCGTCGGCTGGCCAACCTGGCGTGGACCGTGGCGCACGGGGTGCTTTCGCTGGGGGCCGGACTGGAGCACTCCGGCGTGGGGACGCGCTTCACCCTGTCCCAGCTCCGTGACGAAGCCTGTGCGGTATTGCTGCGCAGTAGCGGCCAATAG
- a CDS encoding DUF4336 domain-containing protein: MFRQVAEDVYALSVEFRVGPMDLGGRMTAVRLPDGGLWLHSPVRFGPEARAAVDALGPVRFLVAPNLMHHLHVRDWAAAYPDAKVAAPAALQGKRPDLRIDVALGDAAEAGWAGVLDQVLVRGMPRVDEVLFFHRPSRTLFVTDLAFNVHRTGSWFTRVYLKLSGAWQRLAPSLLARSVVKDRQAVRASLARAQAWDVARVVVCHGDVVEQGAQEAVRNAFARF, encoded by the coding sequence ATGTTTCGCCAGGTGGCCGAGGACGTGTACGCGCTGTCGGTGGAGTTCCGTGTCGGGCCGATGGACCTGGGGGGGCGGATGACGGCCGTCCGGCTGCCGGATGGGGGGCTGTGGCTCCACTCGCCCGTCCGCTTCGGTCCAGAGGCGCGGGCGGCGGTGGACGCGCTGGGGCCGGTGCGCTTCCTGGTGGCGCCCAACCTGATGCACCACCTGCACGTGCGGGACTGGGCGGCGGCCTACCCGGACGCGAAGGTCGCCGCGCCCGCGGCGCTCCAGGGCAAACGGCCGGACCTGCGCATCGACGTGGCGCTGGGGGACGCGGCGGAGGCCGGTTGGGCCGGCGTGCTGGACCAGGTGCTCGTCCGGGGGATGCCCAGGGTGGACGAGGTGCTCTTCTTCCACCGTCCCAGCCGGACGCTGTTCGTCACGGACCTGGCGTTCAACGTGCACCGGACCGGCTCGTGGTTCACCCGCGTGTACCTGAAGCTGAGCGGCGCGTGGCAGCGGCTGGCGCCCTCGCTGCTGGCCCGCTCCGTCGTCAAGGACCGGCAGGCCGTGCGCGCGTCGCTGGCCCGCGCCCAGGCGTGGGACGTGGCGCGCGTGGTGGTGTGCCACGGTGACGTGGTGGAGCAGGGCGCTCAGGAGGCGGTGCGGAATGCCTTCGCCCGGTTCTAG
- the proS gene encoding proline--tRNA ligase, with protein sequence MKGAPHMAEKLTPREKGFSEWYVDLVQKAKLADYSDVKGCMVIRPNGYALWENMQRVLDTKFKDLGHRNAYFPLLIPESYLKKEAEHVEGFNPQLAVVTHAGGSKLEEPYVIRPTSETIINRSFSKWIQSYRDLPLLLNQWANVMRWEMRTRLFLRTTEFLWQEGHTCHETEEDAEKETRQMLEVYRSFAEDYMAMPVLTGQKSESERFAGALRTYSIEAMMQDKKALQAGTSHNLGQNFAKAFDTQFQGRDGKQHYVWQTSWGVSTRLIGGLIMTHSDDAGLIVPPKLAATHVVIIPIFGKATDEEKTQVLEKTNALAADLRKAGLGVVLDDDVNKSPGFKYNEHELIGTCLRIELGPKDLAKNSCVMVRRDVRQKEFVSLDEAVSKAQAMLDAMQKDLFTKAKAFRDSHTFEVNSYEELKEKADQGFLLAHWNLDPKVEARIKEETGLTTRCRPFDLKQEPGKCVVTGEPSPGRIVFSKAY encoded by the coding sequence TTGAAGGGTGCTCCGCACATGGCCGAGAAGCTCACGCCCCGCGAGAAGGGCTTTTCCGAGTGGTACGTCGACCTGGTCCAGAAGGCGAAGCTCGCCGACTACTCGGACGTGAAGGGCTGCATGGTCATCCGGCCCAATGGCTATGCGCTGTGGGAGAACATGCAGCGCGTCCTGGACACGAAGTTCAAGGACCTGGGCCACAGGAACGCGTACTTCCCGCTGCTCATCCCGGAGAGCTACCTGAAGAAGGAAGCTGAGCACGTGGAGGGCTTCAACCCGCAGCTCGCCGTCGTCACCCACGCGGGCGGCTCCAAGCTGGAGGAGCCCTACGTCATCCGGCCCACCAGTGAGACCATCATCAACCGCAGCTTCTCCAAGTGGATCCAGAGCTACCGGGACCTCCCGCTGCTCCTGAACCAGTGGGCCAACGTGATGCGCTGGGAGATGCGCACGCGCCTGTTCCTGCGCACCACCGAGTTCCTCTGGCAGGAAGGCCACACCTGCCACGAGACCGAGGAGGACGCGGAGAAGGAGACCCGGCAGATGCTGGAGGTCTACCGGTCCTTCGCCGAGGACTACATGGCGATGCCCGTGCTGACCGGCCAGAAGTCGGAGTCCGAGCGCTTCGCCGGCGCGCTGCGCACCTACAGCATCGAAGCGATGATGCAGGACAAGAAGGCGCTGCAGGCCGGCACCAGCCACAACCTGGGCCAGAACTTCGCCAAGGCCTTCGACACCCAGTTCCAGGGCCGCGACGGCAAGCAGCACTACGTGTGGCAGACGTCCTGGGGCGTGTCCACGCGCCTCATCGGCGGCCTCATCATGACCCACTCGGATGACGCCGGCCTCATCGTCCCGCCGAAGCTGGCGGCCACGCACGTGGTCATCATCCCCATCTTCGGCAAGGCCACCGACGAAGAGAAGACGCAGGTGCTGGAGAAGACGAACGCGCTGGCCGCGGACCTGCGCAAGGCGGGCCTGGGCGTGGTGCTGGACGACGACGTGAACAAGAGCCCGGGCTTCAAGTACAACGAGCACGAGCTCATCGGCACGTGTCTGCGCATCGAGCTGGGGCCCAAGGACCTGGCGAAGAACTCCTGCGTCATGGTCCGCCGCGACGTGCGCCAGAAGGAGTTCGTGTCCCTGGACGAGGCCGTGTCCAAGGCCCAGGCCATGCTGGACGCCATGCAGAAGGACCTGTTCACCAAGGCCAAGGCCTTCCGCGACTCGCACACCTTCGAGGTCAACTCCTACGAGGAGCTGAAGGAGAAGGCGGACCAGGGCTTCCTGCTGGCGCACTGGAACCTGGACCCCAAGGTGGAGGCGCGCATCAAGGAGGAGACGGGCCTGACCACGCGCTGCCGTCCCTTCGACCTGAAGCAGGAGCCGGGCAAGTGCGTCGTCACCGGCGAGCCCTCGCCGGGCCGCATCGTGTTCTCCAAGGCGTACTGA